A region from the Silene latifolia isolate original U9 population chromosome 7, ASM4854445v1, whole genome shotgun sequence genome encodes:
- the LOC141589782 gene encoding uncharacterized protein LOC141589782, which translates to MSKDGTDTSTPPPKIDVMSPYYLGSHDIPSQTVTHVKLRSDNYEEWSRSMRMSLKSRRKFGFCDGSIPKPTDNFHLEQWEVVHCTLVQWIMHSIDSSIKDSISYFEDARLLWDELAERFSTVDGSKIHGIKSDLHDCKQAKGMSVTTYFGNLKVLWDAIANYEPPFACKCGRCTCNIDKDALARQDSERLHTFLMGLDRSIYGNLRSQLLSLDTLPTLNRAFQLVLQEERLRVGDTSSKEEPSEVMAFAVRDASKAVATTDWRALRELEKQERRKLTCAHCSAPGHDASSCFIKSQKFPEWWGDRPRTLEEVRARSRANTGSAASTSSRSSGRVNAVLSNPSSSSDDRLSGMFLDWIIDTGASHHVTGDITWLTGSHSIPACPIRLPNGQGVSATIAGTVWLSDSLFLSHVLYVPSLTCNLLSVSQLVEATDYVVSFGANSCYIQDPSSRTRIGVGELRDGLYFLRVVGRPAAVHATKGDKFARRSRKCVFLGYPYNKKGWKVYDLSTGDMFVSRDVYFYENSFPYSSPTPARATPSPASPLMDDEPEENPPVHPPIEEPPVTELPDTDPPEANPSEVETSPSTAQPISTSSEDMGRGRRIKIPSTRLRGFVVGTTADPESAPSSPESSSSPSSSSGTSYALANYINCHKFSTPHRHFLAAITEGIEPPSFRVAITDLKWCQAMQDEITALEKNGTWELTDLPSDKKALGCRWVYKIKYKSNGEIERYKARLVIFGNHQVEGIDYGETFAPVVKMVTVRALLAVAAARNWELHQMDVHNAFLHGDLSEEVYMRLPPGFSKGKEGKFYGREVCIHVLVYVDDLVIAGNNSAAIASFKSYLSRCFHMKDLGTLKYFLGIEVARSSEGIFLNQRKYALDIITETGLLGAKPVATPIEQHHQLGVATGELLSDVESYRHLVGRLVYLAVTRPDLSYAVHILSRFLHQPRRDHMDAALRVVRYLKGKPGQGILLRSDSDLQVSGWCDSDYAGCPQTRRSVSGWIVFLGASPISWKTKKQQTVSLSSAEAEYRSIANVLCELKWLRGLLASLGIPSSKPMPIYCDSKSALHLAHNPVFHERTKHIEVDCHFIRDAITDGIVTASHVDTQSQLADIFTKALGSVQFESLLRKLGVLDLHAPV; encoded by the exons ATGTCGAAAGATGGCACGGACACCTCCACCCCTCCACCAAAAATCGATGTCATGTCTCCCTATTACCTCGGCAGCCATGACATCCCGAGCCAAACAGTCACTCACGTTAAACTCCGCAGTGATAACTATGAGGAATGGAGTCGATCTATGCGCATGTCGCTTAAATCGCGACGAAAGTTCGGCTTTTGCGACGGCTCTATTCCTAAACCTACTGATAATTTTCACCTTGAACAATGGGAGGTAGTCCACTGTACTCTTGTACAGTGGATTATGCATTCGATCGACTCTTCCATCAAGGACAGTATCTCATACTTCGAGGATGCCCGACTTCTTTGGGACGAATTGGCAGAGCGCTTCTCCACCGTGGATGGTTCCAAAATTCACGGCATTAAATCCGATCTTCACGACTGCAAGCAAGCGAAAGGTATGTCCGTTACTACTTACTTCGGCAATTTAAAGGTTCTTTGGGATGCTATCGCCAACTATGAACCCCCCTTCGCCTGTAAATGTGGACGTTGCACTTGCAATATTGACAAGGATGCCCTTGCCCGTCAAGACTCCGAACGATTACATACGTTCCTCATGGGCTTGGACCGTTCCATATATGGTAATTTACGATCCCAACTTTTGTCTCTCGACACCTTGCCTACCCTCAATCGTGCTTTTCAATTAGTTTTACAAGAAGAACGATTGCGGGTGGGTGACACTTCCTCGAAAGAAGAGCCCTCCGAGGTAATGGCTTTTGCTGTTCGTGATGCTTCTAAAGCCGTTGCCACCACTGATTGGCGAGCCCTTCGTGAGCTCGAAAAGCAGGAGCGTCGAAAGCTCACATGTGCTCATTGCTCCGCCCCTGGCCACGATGCTTCTTCATGTTTTATTAAGTCCCAAAAGTTTCCCGAGTGGTGGGGTGATCGCCCTCGCACTCTTGAAGAGGTTCGGGCTAGGTCACGGGCTAATACAGGCTCCGCTGCTTCTACCTCGTCGCGAAGTTCTGGCCGTGTGAATGCTGTGCTTTCCAATCCTTCCTCCTCCTCTGACGATCGTCTTTCTGGTATGTTTTTGGATTGGATTATAGACACCGGCGCCTCACATCATGTCACCGGTGATATCACATGGCTCACGGGTTCTCATTCCATCCCGGCTTGCCCTATTCGCCTTCCTAATGGGCAGGGTGTCTCGGCCACAATAGCCGGGACGGTTTGGTTATCTGACTCACTTTTTTTATCTCATGTTTTATATGTTCCAAGTCTAACCTGTAATTTGCTCTCCGTTTCTCAATTAGTCGAGGCTACTGATTATGTTGTGAGTTTTGGTGCTAATTCTTGTTACATTCAGGACCCTTCATCGAGGACGAGGATTGGAGTCGGTGAGCTGAGAGATGGGCTCTATTTTCTGCGTGTGGTGGGTCGACCAGCTGCGGTTCATGCG ACAAAAGGTGATAAATTTGCCCGCCGGAGTCGTAAATGTGTCTTTCTTGGGTATCCGTATAATAAGAAGGGTTGGAAAGTGTATGATCTTTCTACAGGGGACATGTTTGTTTCTCGGGATGTCTACTTTTATGAAAACTCCTTTCCCTATTCATCTCCTACCCCTGCCCGTGCTACCCCTTCTCCGGCCTCTCCTCTTATGGATGATGAACCCGAGGAGAACCCGCCAGTTCACCCGCCTATCGAGGAGCCTCCCGTGACTGAATTACCTGACACGGATCCTCCTGAGGCAAACCCCAGCGAAGTAGAAACCAGCCCCTCCACTGCTCAGCCGATTTCTACTTCTAGTGAAGACATGGGTCGTGGTCGTCGCATTAAAATTCCCTCTACCAGGCTTCGTGGCTTCGTCGTTGGCACCACCGCAGACCCAGAATCCGCCCCATCCTCTCCCGAGAGCTCATCGTCTCCTTCCTCTTCCTCAGGTACGTCCTATGCTCTCGCTAATTacattaattgtcataaattttCTACTCCGCATCGTCACTTTCTCGCTGCAATTACGGAAGGTATAGAACCTCCCTCCTTTCGTGTTGCCATTACTGATCTCAAATGGTGTCAAGCAATGCAAGATGAGATAACTGCTCTCGAAAAGAATGGTACCTGGGAACTGACCGATTTACCGTCAGATAAAAAAGCTCTCGGATGCCGTTGGgtttataaaattaaatacaaatctaaCGGTGAAATTGAGCGTTATAAAGCTCGTCTTGTCATATTTGGAAATCATCAGGTCGAAGGTATTGATTATGgtgagaccttcgctcctgttGTCAAAATGGTGACGGTGCGCGCTCTCCTTGCTGTTGCTGCTGCTCGGAATTGGGAACTTCATCAGATGGATGTCCATAATGCCTTTCTACATGGCGATTTATCTGAAGAGGTTTATATGCGTTTGCCACCGGGTTTTAGCAAGGGTAAGGAAGGGAAA TTTTACGGACGCGAGGTATGTATCCATGTCTTAGTCTACGTGGATGATCTTGTTATCGCGGGTAATAATTCCGCTGCTATTGCCTCGTTTAAGTCATACCTTAGCCGCTGCTTTCATATGAAAGACCTTGGTACCCTTAAGTACTTCTTGGGTATTGAGGTGGCTCGCAGTTCCGAGGGCATTTTTCTCAATCAACGGAAATATGCACTCGACATTATTACTGAGACCGGCCTTCTCGGTGCTAAGCCTGTCGCTACCCCCATTGAACAACACCATCAGCTGGGTGTTGCCACAGGCGAGCTACTTTCTGATGTCGAGTCCTATCGTCACCTTGTGGGTCGTCTTGTATACCTCGCTGTCACGCGCCCTGACTTATCGTATGCGGTTCATATTTTGTCCCGGTTCCTTCATCAGCCACGACGTGACCATATGGATGCTGCGCTCCGTGTGGTCCGTTATTTAAAAGGTAAACCGGGTCAAGGAATTTTGTTGCGTTCCGACAGTGACTTACAGGTTTCTGGGTGGTGTGATTCTGACTATGCTGGCTGCCCTCAGACCCGTCGTTCTGTCTCTGGGTGGATAGTTTTCTTGGGTGCTTCTCCTATTTCTTGGAAAACCAAGAAGCAACAGACTGTCTCACTCTCTTCCGCTGAAGCCGAATACCGGTCCATTGCTAATGTCTTGTGCGAATTAAAATGGCTGCGCGGTCTCCTTGCTAGTTTGGGTATCCCTTCGTCTAAGCCAATGCCGATTTATTGTGACAGTAAATCCGCTCTTCATCTTGCTCACAATCCTGTTTTCCATGAGCGTACTAAACACATTGAGGTGGACTGTCATTTCATCCGCGACGCTATTACCGATGGGATTGTTACTGCTTCTCATGTTGATACTCAGTCTCAGCTTGCTGATATTTTTACCAAGGCTCTCGGCTCAGTTCAGTTTGAGTCTCTTCTCCGCAAACTTGGCGTTCTTGATCTCCACGCTCCAGTTTGA
- the LOC141591849 gene encoding hypothetical protein At1g04090-like — protein MVGCKFLSKDDSSDNSPCTNTFSLPAPLPNWSQGQGFGTGKINLGEIEVAEINSFEFIWGSHLSHDKRKCVSFYKPIDIPEGFFSLGHYCQPNKKPMCGFVLVARDLVTSNDSERARSPALLPPCDYSLVWKSDDGMGIYDPPGYFWLPESPPRYKAMGFVVTNKPDKPNWADIRCIREDLVDDCQSCGLLLETYSKFQKIPFKVWKTRPCDRGMLGKGVSTGTFSCTTLWNAGDEMPISCLKNSDPDLRAMPNLDQIHNLIHHYGPTVFFHPKEVFFPSSVSWFFRNGARLCKVGHRKGDPVDPDGSNLPGGGSNDGEFWLDFPSDDQKDIVKHGNLESAELYVHVKPALGGTFTDMVMWIFFPFNGPATFKIGPTTIALGRTGEHVGDWEHFTLRISNFAGRLDSIYFSQHSGGVWVDASNLEFIEGNRAIVYSSKSGHASYPHPGTYLQGSSKLGIGIRNDCARSYQHVDSSNKYQIIAAEYLGSSVTEPCWLQFMREWGPKVVYKSRKELDKVIKKLPIMIRGSVRNFFNKFPAELSGEEGPTGPKEKNNWYGDERW, from the exons ATGGTTGGATGTAAGTTTTTGTCTAAGGATGATTCATCAGATAATTCTCCTTGTACTAATACTTTCTCATTGCCTGCTCCTTTGCCTAATTGGTCTCAAG GGCAAGGATTTGGCACCGGAAAGATTAATCTGGGAGAAATAGAAGTAGCGGAAATAAACAGTTTTGAATTTATATGGGGCTCTCATTTATCACATGATAAGAGAAAATGTGTCTCATTTTACAAGCCTATTGATATACCTGAAGGATTCTTCAGCCTTGGCCATTACTGTCAACCCAACAAAAAGCCTATGTGTGGCTTTGTTCTTGTGGCTAGGGATTTGGTGACGTCCAATGATTCTGAACGCGCTCGCTCTCCAGCTCTTCTTCCACCATGTGACTATTCTCTTGTTTGGAAATCAGATGATGGTATGGGAATTTATGATCCACCTGGTTACTTCTGGCTACCCGAGTCTCCTCCACGCTATAAGGCGATGGGTTTTGTTGTAACAAATAAGCCCGACAAACCTAATTGGGCTGATATACGGTGCATCAGAGAGGATCTAGTTGACGATTGTCAGTCTTGTGGTTTGTTACTTGAAACATATTCAAAATTTCAGAAAATCCCTTTCAAAGTTTGGAAAACGAGGCCCTGTGACCGTGGTATGCTCGGAAAAGGGGTTTCGACAGGGACATTTTCGTGTACTACCCTGTGGAATGCAGGAGATGAAATGCCTATTTCATGTCTAAAGAACTCTGATCCCGATTTGCGGGCGATGCCAAATCTTGATCAAATTCATAACTTAATTCATCATTATGGTCCTACCGTGTTCTTTCATCCAAAAGAAGTGTTTTTCCCGTCTTCTGTATCATGGTTCTTTAGAAATGGAGCCCGTCTTTGTAAAGTTGGACACCGTAAGGGTGACCCGGTCGATCCCGATGGCTCTAATTTGCCTGGAGGTGGAAGTAATGACGGAGAGTTCTGGTTGGATTTCCCGAGTGATGACCAAAAGGATATTGTCAAGCACGGTAATCTAGAAAGTGCCGAACTTTATGTTCATGTGAAACCAGCTTTAGGTGGTACTTTCACCGATATGGTAATGTGGATTTTCTTCCCTTTCAATGGACCTGCAACTTTCAAGATTGGGCCTACTACCATCGCTTTGGGACGGACTGGTGAACATGTCGGTGATTGGGAGCATTTCACTCTTCGTATAAGCAATTTTGCTGGTAGACTTGACAGTATATATTTCTCTCAGCATAGTGGTGGTGTCTGGGTAGATGCTTCCAATCTGGAATTCATCGAAGGAAACCGAGCAATTGTCTACTCATCTAAAAGCGGCCATGCAAGTTACCCTCATCCCGGGACATATCTTCAAGGGTCATCAAAACTCGGTATTGGAATCAGAAATGACTGTGCTAGAAGCTATCAACATGTAGATTCAAGCAATAAATATCAAATTATTGCAGCCGAGTACCTTGGCTCCAGTGTTACCGAGCCTTGTTGGTTGCAGTTTATGAGAGAATGGGGACCAAAAGTCGTATATAAGTCGAGGAAAGAGTTAGATAAGGTGATAAAAAAGCTTCCAATTATGATCCGAGGTTCTGTTAGGAACTTCTTTAACAAGTTCCCGGCAGAACTTTCTGGGGAGGAAGGTCCAACCGGGCCAAAGGAGAAGAACAACTGGTACGGCGATGAAAGATGGTAG